Proteins from a genomic interval of Candidatus Rubidus massiliensis:
- the surE gene encoding 5'-nucleotidase SurE, with protein sequence MKNKPNILIINDDGINAPGIHYLWQSLKNIANTTIIAPAAEQSATSVSITLRTPLQVKEMKWENSLAWSVSGTPVDCVKLALSVLLPNPPDLIVSGINRGTNAGRNILYSGTIGATIEAALRGFPAIAFSCFDSVGTDYEGASLYIPSITQYVLDNPLPKGTLLNVNFPSNSHVIQGVKFTKHGKEYWVENPDKRFHPAEGSEYYWLGARLAEFQEEEDCDITWLKKGFLTAVPINVEELTHLNLLNERREMFENLFSNQKAFAKVQ encoded by the coding sequence ATGAAAAATAAACCTAACATATTAATAATTAACGATGACGGCATTAATGCACCTGGTATTCATTATTTATGGCAATCCCTAAAAAATATTGCCAACACCACAATTATTGCACCAGCGGCTGAGCAATCAGCTACAAGTGTTTCCATAACATTGCGCACGCCGTTACAAGTAAAAGAAATGAAGTGGGAAAATTCTTTAGCTTGGAGTGTTTCCGGAACCCCGGTAGATTGTGTGAAATTAGCCTTATCCGTGCTTTTACCAAATCCACCAGATCTTATCGTTTCTGGAATTAACAGAGGTACAAATGCTGGTAGAAACATTTTATACAGCGGGACTATCGGAGCTACCATTGAAGCTGCCTTAAGAGGATTTCCAGCTATTGCATTTTCTTGCTTTGACAGCGTTGGAACAGATTATGAGGGAGCTTCTTTATACATTCCTTCCATCACTCAGTACGTTTTAGACAATCCTCTTCCTAAAGGGACTTTATTAAATGTCAATTTTCCGTCTAATTCTCATGTAATTCAGGGGGTAAAATTTACTAAACATGGAAAGGAATATTGGGTAGAAAATCCTGATAAAAGATTTCATCCAGCCGAAGGAAGCGAGTATTATTGGTTAGGGGCTAGACTTGCTGAATTTCAAGAAGAGGAAGATTGCGATATAACTTGGTTAAAAAAAGGGTTTTTAACAGCCGTTCCTATAAATGTTGAAGAACTCACTCATTTAAATTTGCTAAATGAAAGGCGCGAAATGTTCGAAAATCTATTTTCTAATCAGAAAGCATTTGCAAAAGTTCAATAA
- the nirQ gene encoding Denitrification regulatory protein NirQ, with protein MVLIKRVEDNMNEHESIIQIQGVEIALGFPDEFSFNWIGQQDVLDQLLAAWMVIDKDDIPLNPRLIGKPGVGKTTLAYAAAKMIKRDVYIYQCTMDTRPEDLLITPVVDKNGGIRYVASALVTAMVKGGVCILDEANRMSEKSWASLAPLLDTRRYIESIVAGLKISAHPDFRICVTMNDDASTFEIPEYIHSRLQPQIYLDFPEASEEKRILRENLPFLDEEIVNYVVNFLQKAHARNENYTIRDGINIARYAAKRLKSLEAKKADFESILRQAIVMTLGDEAIVHLF; from the coding sequence ATGGTTCTGATAAAGCGAGTAGAAGATAATATGAACGAACATGAAAGCATTATACAAATTCAAGGGGTCGAAATCGCCTTAGGATTTCCAGATGAATTCTCATTTAATTGGATAGGTCAACAAGATGTTTTAGATCAATTATTAGCTGCATGGATGGTGATTGATAAAGACGATATTCCTTTAAATCCAAGGCTTATTGGCAAGCCAGGTGTTGGTAAAACAACTTTAGCCTATGCTGCTGCTAAAATGATTAAAAGAGATGTATATATTTATCAATGCACTATGGATACAAGACCGGAAGATTTATTGATAACTCCAGTTGTTGATAAAAATGGTGGTATCCGCTATGTCGCTTCAGCACTCGTTACTGCTATGGTTAAAGGTGGCGTTTGTATTTTAGACGAAGCCAACCGCATGAGTGAAAAATCTTGGGCGTCTTTAGCTCCCCTTTTAGATACTAGAAGATATATTGAATCAATTGTTGCCGGTTTAAAAATTTCTGCTCATCCAGATTTTAGAATCTGCGTTACAATGAATGATGATGCTTCTACTTTTGAAATCCCAGAATATATCCATAGCCGCCTTCAGCCACAAATTTATTTAGACTTTCCAGAAGCTAGTGAAGAAAAAAGAATTTTAAGAGAAAATCTTCCCTTTCTAGACGAAGAAATAGTAAATTATGTTGTGAATTTTTTACAAAAAGCTCACGCTCGCAATGAAAATTACACTATTAGGGATGGTATAAATATTGCAAGGTATGCTGCCAAGCGCTTAAAATCGCTAGAAGCTAAAAAAGCTGACTTTGAATCGATACTTCGCCAAGCCATCGTTATGACACTTGGCGATGAAGCCATCGTTCACTTGTTTTAA